One window from the genome of Nitrospira defluvii encodes:
- a CDS encoding phosphatidylglycerol lysyltransferase domain-containing protein: protein MTSPFVQATPAIPSRPVGQSLLQIVPSTACLHCDVCCRFPESDSFLRPFFTADEIRLAVGAGLAPERFSDVEGAQIEVVPNPSGEGYLCPAFDPATSHCRIYDRRPLDCRLYPFALMWDASHTQVLLGWDTKCPYMRDLPSAPIEQAAEGTARWIEEDATLEILARYPRLVGRFQDDVIVLRPLARVTERLQQGRLPVRMQPLTIEDRHRLESALAESPGAQELPLAAASFAFHYIWRHRLTYSWADLHGHLCLFADSPDGIFMVLPPLGTGPLAEPVAAAFRLMRERNGSSSVTRMANVPEASVAELRAAGYVVTAQEPDYLYAAADLADLVGDAYRSPRAACNRFLREHDGVFEPYDPRDRPACLSLFREWSEQKQRAGEDDWAKALLEDATGAHEAALSAYDELGLTGAVVRVQGRIRAYTMGLWLNQSVFCVLLEVADRDMVGAGPFIFREFCRQARNKGACWINTMDDSGLPSLARAKHWYRPARLLPNYTVTEPRR, encoded by the coding sequence ATGACGAGTCCATTCGTTCAAGCTACCCCCGCGATTCCTTCACGGCCCGTAGGTCAGTCCCTCCTGCAGATCGTGCCAAGCACGGCCTGTCTTCACTGCGACGTTTGTTGCCGGTTTCCCGAGTCGGACAGTTTTCTTCGGCCCTTTTTTACGGCCGACGAAATTCGCTTGGCTGTGGGGGCTGGACTGGCGCCCGAGCGGTTTTCCGACGTGGAGGGTGCGCAGATCGAGGTGGTGCCCAATCCGTCGGGGGAGGGCTATCTGTGCCCGGCATTTGATCCCGCTACTTCGCATTGCCGTATTTATGATCGACGCCCGCTGGACTGTCGGCTCTACCCATTTGCTCTGATGTGGGATGCCTCTCACACCCAGGTCCTGCTCGGTTGGGACACGAAGTGCCCCTATATGCGGGACCTCCCCTCCGCGCCGATTGAGCAGGCGGCGGAGGGCACGGCTCGCTGGATCGAGGAGGATGCCACTCTGGAGATTCTCGCGCGGTATCCCAGGCTCGTCGGACGTTTCCAGGATGATGTGATTGTCCTCCGTCCCTTGGCGCGGGTGACCGAACGTCTTCAGCAGGGGAGGTTGCCGGTACGCATGCAGCCCCTGACCATTGAGGATCGACATCGGCTGGAATCTGCGCTGGCTGAGAGCCCCGGTGCTCAGGAGCTGCCCCTTGCCGCCGCCTCGTTTGCCTTTCATTATATCTGGCGACATCGCCTGACCTATTCCTGGGCCGACCTTCACGGGCATCTGTGTCTGTTTGCTGATTCCCCGGACGGGATCTTCATGGTCCTACCCCCTCTTGGAACGGGCCCGCTGGCAGAGCCAGTGGCCGCGGCGTTCCGCCTGATGCGTGAACGAAATGGTTCTTCCTCAGTCACGAGGATGGCCAACGTCCCCGAAGCCTCCGTGGCGGAACTGCGGGCCGCGGGATATGTCGTGACGGCTCAAGAGCCGGATTACCTGTATGCGGCAGCAGATCTGGCCGATCTCGTCGGAGACGCGTATCGGTCGCCTCGGGCGGCCTGTAATCGGTTCCTGCGTGAACATGACGGGGTGTTCGAACCCTACGACCCACGCGATCGACCAGCGTGCCTGAGTCTGTTCCGTGAATGGAGTGAACAGAAGCAGCGAGCCGGAGAAGATGATTGGGCTAAGGCCCTGCTGGAGGACGCAACAGGCGCCCATGAAGCGGCCTTGTCCGCCTATGATGAATTGGGGCTGACCGGGGCGGTCGTGCGGGTGCAGGGTCGTATACGGGCCTACACGATGGGGTTGTGGTTGAACCAGTCGGTGTTCTGTGTCTTGCTGGAAGTGGCGGATCGGGATATGGTGGGGGCGGGACCGTTCATATTTCGTGAATTCTGTCGCCAAGCTCGCAACAAAGGGGCATGTTGGATCAACACCATGGATGATTCCGGTCTTCCGAGTCTGGCTCGTGCCAAACACTGGTATCGTCCCGCGCGATTGTTGCCGAATTATACTGTGACGGAGCCCCGACGATGA
- a CDS encoding glutathione S-transferase N-terminal domain-containing protein, translated as MALTLYHVQWCPDCAIVRDRLEKLKVAYEDVIVPDFRPMRRQVYDVSGQYYVPVLKDGDTILTETHDILAHLDTHYDKARP; from the coding sequence ATGGCCCTGACGCTGTATCATGTTCAATGGTGTCCCGATTGTGCGATTGTCCGAGACCGCCTTGAAAAACTGAAGGTCGCGTACGAGGACGTGATTGTGCCGGACTTTCGTCCCATGCGCCGCCAAGTCTATGACGTCTCGGGGCAATATTACGTACCGGTCTTGAAAGACGGGGACACCATCTTGACGGAAACACACGACATTCTCGCTCACCTAGACACCCACTACGACAAGGCACGACCGTGA
- a CDS encoding KamA family radical SAM protein yields MEDWRRILADSVVKPKDLAERLGVDPKEIEDIVGDYPMRITPTVLGTIKEKGDAIWKQVVPDRAELADADAEDDPLEEDLMSPVPHLVHRYPDRVLLMVTNQCPIYCRFCTRKRLVGKPGFLKKGELDRAIAYLREHQEVRDVILSGGDPLLLPDHLLERILRSLRTIPHLEVIRIGTRVPGSLPERITPKLCEIIKKYHPFYMNLHFNHPDELTPEVKRACGMLADAGVPLGAQTVLLKGVNDDPEIMKRLMHQLLLARVKPYYLYQADLTKGTNHFRTSVETGLRIIKALQGHTSGMAVPHFVIDAPGGGGKIPLLPGDYLVNLDEDSAVLRNYENNTYHYPQPGSAHGRELPMVGAHPSWGTTANGCDGGSDHL; encoded by the coding sequence GTGGAGGATTGGAGACGCATCCTGGCCGACAGTGTGGTGAAGCCGAAGGATCTGGCTGAGCGGCTCGGGGTCGACCCGAAAGAGATTGAAGACATCGTGGGGGACTACCCCATGCGGATTACACCTACCGTGTTGGGCACCATCAAAGAGAAAGGGGACGCGATTTGGAAGCAGGTCGTCCCCGATCGCGCAGAACTGGCCGATGCCGATGCGGAGGACGATCCGCTCGAAGAGGACCTGATGAGCCCTGTCCCGCATCTGGTCCACCGTTACCCCGATCGCGTCCTGCTCATGGTCACCAACCAATGCCCGATTTATTGCCGCTTCTGCACGAGAAAACGGTTGGTGGGCAAACCGGGATTCCTCAAAAAGGGCGAACTGGACCGGGCCATTGCCTATCTGCGGGAACACCAGGAGGTGCGGGATGTCATTCTGTCCGGAGGAGATCCGCTCCTGCTGCCTGATCATCTTCTGGAGCGGATTTTGAGATCACTGCGCACGATCCCGCACTTGGAAGTGATCCGAATCGGCACGAGGGTCCCGGGCAGCTTGCCCGAACGCATCACACCCAAGCTTTGCGAGATCATCAAGAAGTACCATCCGTTCTATATGAACCTGCACTTTAATCACCCTGATGAACTGACCCCTGAGGTCAAACGCGCCTGCGGCATGTTGGCCGACGCCGGGGTTCCCCTGGGCGCACAGACTGTGTTACTCAAGGGGGTTAACGACGACCCTGAGATCATGAAGCGGCTGATGCACCAATTGTTGTTGGCACGGGTCAAACCCTATTACTTGTACCAGGCCGATCTCACGAAGGGGACGAACCATTTCCGGACATCGGTCGAAACCGGCCTCCGGATCATCAAAGCCTTGCAGGGGCATACGAGCGGCATGGCTGTTCCGCATTTTGTCATCGATGCTCCCGGCGGCGGAGGAAAAATCCCGTTGCTCCCCGGGGATTACTTGGTCAATCTGGATGAAGACAGCGCGGTGCTGAGAAACTACGAAAATAACACCTATCACTACCCCCAACCCGGCTCCGCGCACGGGCGCGAGTTACCGATGGTCGGCGCACACCCTTCCTGGGGCACGACGGCGAATGGGTGCGACGGAGGGAGCGACCACCTGTGA
- a CDS encoding 2'-deoxycytidine 5'-triphosphate deaminase codes for MKRARASKGILPYQDIVQLIGNGAITSDAPIENRQIQPASLDLRLGKKAYRLISSFLPELSAISSRLNVLDFYQSDLVMYEMDLSQGAILEKGHVYLVPLLEQLNLPATLRARANPKSTTGRLDVFTRVVTDLNAGFDEIRAGYRGPLYLEVVPRSFAIKVRTGDSLNQIRFVRGDATVSDSALQKLHGTDPLLYRNASPPKALPQKEFRTERGLFLRIDLTGSAREDAVIGYRAKKNSHVIDLAKVGHYAALDFWEPLKRHRHDSLLLEPEEFYILASKERIRVPPGYAAEMVAYEAACGELRTHYAGFFDPGFGYGDGKMRGTQVVLEVRPHDVPFLIHDGQTFFKVVYDQMLTVPTQVYGTALGSSYQRQALTLSKHFKA; via the coding sequence GTGAAACGGGCCCGGGCCTCGAAGGGAATTCTCCCCTATCAAGATATTGTCCAGCTGATCGGGAACGGCGCCATCACATCAGACGCCCCGATCGAAAACCGACAGATCCAGCCGGCCAGCCTCGACTTGCGTCTGGGCAAGAAGGCCTACCGGCTGATCAGCAGCTTCCTGCCCGAGTTGTCGGCCATCAGCAGCCGGCTCAATGTGCTCGACTTCTACCAATCCGACCTCGTGATGTATGAGATGGACCTGTCGCAAGGCGCGATCCTCGAGAAAGGCCACGTCTATCTCGTGCCGCTGCTGGAACAGTTGAACCTTCCTGCCACGCTTCGTGCCCGGGCAAACCCCAAAAGCACAACCGGACGGTTGGATGTCTTCACCCGTGTGGTCACCGACTTGAACGCGGGCTTCGACGAGATCCGGGCGGGGTATCGAGGCCCGCTGTATTTGGAAGTCGTCCCCCGTTCATTTGCCATCAAAGTCCGCACCGGCGACTCGTTGAATCAAATCCGTTTCGTCCGTGGCGATGCGACGGTCTCGGACAGCGCCCTGCAAAAACTGCACGGTACCGATCCGCTCCTGTACCGCAACGCCTCGCCGCCAAAAGCGCTCCCCCAGAAGGAATTCCGCACCGAGCGCGGCCTGTTCTTGCGGATCGACCTGACCGGAAGCGCGCGGGAGGACGCGGTGATAGGGTACCGGGCGAAGAAAAACAGCCACGTCATCGACCTGGCGAAGGTCGGGCACTATGCGGCGCTCGACTTTTGGGAGCCATTAAAACGGCACCGGCACGACAGTCTTCTTCTGGAACCGGAGGAATTTTATATTCTGGCCTCGAAAGAGCGGATCAGGGTTCCGCCCGGATATGCTGCCGAAATGGTGGCCTATGAAGCGGCCTGTGGCGAACTCCGCACCCACTACGCCGGGTTTTTCGATCCCGGGTTTGGCTATGGAGACGGCAAGATGCGAGGGACCCAGGTGGTCTTGGAAGTGCGCCCCCATGACGTTCCGTTCCTCATTCACGACGGGCAAACCTTCTTCAAAGTAGTGTATGATCAGATGTTAACAGTGCCGACACAGGTCTATGGCACGGCACTCGGCTCGTCATACCAACGGCAAGCCCTCACCCTCAGCAAGCATTTTAAGGCCTGA
- a CDS encoding TIGR04283 family arsenosugar biosynthesis glycosyltransferase, whose protein sequence is MTIAVIIPVLNEALCIRQTLASTATLGFDDLVIVDGGSTDTTRAIVESFAGPVSSPLEHSPAPSTPAPIRLLTAPTGRARQLNAGAIATGCDVLLFLHADTQLPPNARQAVSTALSNQACVGGRFNVRFDSSCLTARVVAGLMNVRSRLSGIATGDQAIFVRRKVFEDIGGFAEIPLMEDIEFTRRMKRAGAVAPLHDTVVTAFRRWEQQGPLRTILLMWTLRFLYWIGVSPHRLQHVYRMVR, encoded by the coding sequence ATGACCATCGCCGTCATCATCCCGGTTCTGAACGAAGCCCTCTGTATCAGGCAGACACTCGCCAGCACTGCCACGCTCGGATTCGACGACCTCGTCATCGTCGACGGAGGCAGTACCGATACCACCCGTGCGATCGTGGAATCATTCGCCGGGCCGGTTTCCTCTCCCTTGGAGCACAGCCCGGCACCATCCACCCCGGCCCCCATTCGCCTGCTGACGGCGCCGACCGGACGCGCACGCCAACTCAATGCAGGAGCCATCGCCACCGGTTGCGACGTCCTCCTGTTCCTGCATGCCGATACGCAGCTTCCGCCGAATGCCCGGCAGGCCGTCTCGACAGCCTTGTCCAACCAGGCCTGCGTCGGCGGACGATTTAATGTGCGCTTTGACTCTTCCTGCCTCACGGCACGCGTTGTCGCCGGCCTGATGAATGTGCGATCCCGCCTCAGCGGCATTGCCACCGGCGACCAGGCTATCTTCGTGCGGCGCAAGGTCTTCGAGGACATAGGCGGGTTTGCCGAGATCCCCTTGATGGAAGATATCGAGTTCACGCGTCGGATGAAACGAGCCGGGGCGGTCGCGCCCCTGCATGATACGGTCGTAACCGCCTTTCGCCGTTGGGAGCAACAGGGCCCGCTGCGCACAATTCTGTTGATGTGGACCCTTCGCTTCCTGTACTGGATCGGGGTGAGCCCGCATCGACTTCAACATGTCTACAGGATGGTGAGATAA
- a CDS encoding TIGR04282 family arsenosugar biosynthesis glycosyltransferase, with the protein MTARPSNRQPPASAALVIFAKAPIPGQVKTRLCPALTEDEAATLHGSFVLDTLERTKAAVTKFKLPVDRYLACAPSSAHVFFRIMEARHGVTLLDQEGEDLGMRMRQAFNTLCTRGYRRVCLVGTDVPSLPLTHYRDAVELLSRHDLVLGPAQDGGYYLIGMTTPHPHLFEGMPWSTDQVSALTQQKAKAEGLNVALLPAWNDVDTIDDLQHLIEDCAADKTRPKQERVYSMRTAGALELLAKRLRTRQT; encoded by the coding sequence ATGACTGCACGACCCTCGAACCGTCAACCACCCGCCTCGGCAGCCCTGGTGATCTTTGCGAAAGCCCCGATACCGGGACAGGTCAAAACCAGACTCTGCCCCGCGCTGACCGAAGACGAGGCCGCAACCCTGCACGGCAGTTTTGTGCTTGATACGCTCGAACGGACGAAGGCCGCCGTCACCAAATTCAAGCTTCCGGTCGATCGCTACCTGGCCTGCGCCCCGTCAAGCGCCCATGTCTTTTTCAGAATCATGGAGGCTCGCCACGGTGTCACCCTGTTGGACCAGGAAGGCGAGGACCTGGGAATGCGGATGCGACAGGCGTTCAACACGTTGTGTACCCGTGGCTACCGGCGGGTCTGCTTAGTGGGCACCGACGTTCCCTCGCTGCCCTTGACCCACTATCGCGATGCCGTCGAATTACTCTCTCGCCATGATCTGGTGTTGGGGCCGGCACAGGACGGCGGCTACTACCTGATCGGGATGACGACGCCTCATCCTCACCTGTTCGAGGGCATGCCCTGGTCGACGGATCAGGTGTCGGCGCTTACGCAACAGAAGGCGAAGGCAGAGGGGCTCAACGTCGCGCTACTGCCGGCCTGGAACGATGTCGATACCATCGACGACCTCCAGCACCTGATCGAGGACTGCGCGGCGGATAAGACACGCCCCAAACAAGAGCGCGTCTATTCAATGCGAACCGCTGGCGCCCTGGAATTACTCGCCAAACGGCTTCGAACACGCCAGACATAA
- a CDS encoding SDR family NAD(P)-dependent oxidoreductase produces MPNHVALITGGAKGIGRAIALDLAGQGWSVAICYRTSAAAAQETSAAIAALGGQALAVQCDVADPQAAQRLVSQVETQWGQIDALINGAGPYHRVNLFDETTAGWQEMFNGNLHPIFYLGQAVAPGMKARRHGRIINFSMANADQMVAQPEVTGHYIAKAGVLILTRTLAKLLAPYGITVNAISPGFIDSGSAPPEELAGVVKRIPAGYVGSVGDTVGAVRYLLSEDARYVNGANLHLSGGWGI; encoded by the coding sequence ATGCCCAACCACGTTGCCCTCATCACCGGCGGAGCCAAAGGCATCGGCCGTGCCATTGCATTGGATCTCGCCGGCCAAGGCTGGTCTGTCGCCATTTGTTACCGCACCAGCGCCGCGGCCGCCCAGGAGACCAGCGCCGCGATTGCGGCCCTTGGCGGCCAAGCCCTGGCCGTGCAGTGCGACGTCGCTGATCCGCAGGCGGCACAGCGGTTGGTCTCGCAGGTCGAAACACAGTGGGGACAAATTGATGCGCTCATCAACGGAGCCGGCCCCTATCACCGTGTGAACCTCTTTGATGAGACCACGGCAGGGTGGCAGGAGATGTTCAACGGAAACCTGCACCCGATTTTTTACCTCGGGCAAGCCGTCGCGCCGGGAATGAAGGCGCGGAGACACGGGCGCATCATCAACTTCAGCATGGCCAATGCCGACCAAATGGTGGCTCAGCCGGAAGTGACTGGGCATTATATCGCCAAGGCCGGGGTCCTGATCCTCACGCGCACATTGGCCAAATTGCTCGCACCCTATGGGATCACGGTCAACGCCATCTCTCCTGGTTTCATTGATTCAGGGAGCGCGCCACCGGAGGAGCTGGCTGGCGTGGTCAAACGGATTCCTGCCGGATACGTCGGAAGCGTGGGGGATACGGTCGGCGCCGTCCGATACTTACTGAGCGAGGACGCGCGCTATGTGAACGGCGCCAACCTGCATCTCAGCGGGGGGTGGGGTATTTAA
- a CDS encoding UbiA family prenyltransferase: MGKDLQAKPPLCVDLDGTLIKTDLLWESLLVLLKQNPFLIVLLPWWLFKGKAYLKHEIARKVTLDASTLPYDQELIEFLANERREGRELILATASHVSYAQAVATHLGLFDERVFGSDRSVNLKGVRKVALLVERYGTRRFAYAGNSTADFPVWAEASEAIVVNASAGVVSRARTLTTVSRVFGTPVRWVKQVAKALRVHQWAKNVLVFVPVIASHQLTNGRLLLQAGLAFFSFSLCASSVYIVNDCLDLESDRRHPRKRNRPFASGSLSIPFGLALAAACLLGGVLLAFALPRLFLLVLVGYLALTTGYSFYLKQFVLLDVIVLAQLYTVRVYGGGAATGVPPSHWLLTFSLFLFLSLALVKRFTELRLMSQAEGKGLHGRGYWVTDLEHISSIGTASGLLAVLVLALYISSKEVLLLYTHADVLWLVCPVMLYWISRVWMLAYRNRMDDDPVVFAVKDPKSYAMAAVIGAILFFAK, from the coding sequence ATGGGTAAGGATTTACAAGCAAAACCCCCTCTCTGCGTCGATCTTGATGGCACGCTCATCAAGACGGACCTGCTGTGGGAATCCTTGTTGGTGCTGCTCAAGCAGAATCCGTTCCTCATTGTCCTGCTTCCCTGGTGGTTGTTCAAAGGCAAGGCCTATCTCAAGCATGAAATTGCCCGGAAGGTGACGCTTGACGCCAGCACGTTGCCCTATGACCAGGAACTAATCGAGTTTCTCGCAAACGAACGCCGCGAAGGACGAGAGTTGATTTTGGCCACCGCTAGTCATGTGAGTTATGCCCAGGCGGTGGCGACTCATCTTGGGTTATTCGACGAACGGGTGTTCGGAAGTGACCGCTCTGTCAATCTGAAGGGGGTGCGGAAAGTGGCCCTGCTGGTGGAGCGCTACGGTACCCGCCGGTTTGCCTACGCCGGGAATTCCACGGCAGATTTTCCTGTGTGGGCCGAGGCCAGCGAGGCGATCGTGGTCAATGCGTCGGCCGGCGTCGTCAGCCGTGCCCGTACGCTGACGACGGTCAGCCGCGTGTTCGGTACGCCGGTCAGATGGGTAAAGCAAGTCGCGAAGGCGTTGCGTGTTCACCAGTGGGCAAAGAATGTGCTGGTGTTTGTGCCGGTGATTGCCTCCCATCAACTGACCAATGGTCGGTTGTTGCTGCAGGCGGGTTTGGCCTTTTTCTCTTTCAGTTTGTGTGCCTCCTCGGTGTATATCGTCAACGATTGCCTCGATCTGGAGTCCGATCGCCGGCATCCGCGCAAACGAAACCGCCCGTTTGCTTCCGGTAGTCTCTCGATTCCCTTCGGTCTTGCCCTGGCCGCAGCCTGTCTCCTCGGCGGTGTCCTGCTGGCCTTTGCGCTTCCCCGGTTGTTTCTGCTTGTGCTGGTTGGGTACTTGGCGCTGACAACCGGCTATTCGTTTTATCTCAAGCAATTTGTGCTTTTGGATGTGATTGTCCTGGCGCAGCTCTATACCGTGCGTGTCTACGGCGGCGGGGCTGCGACCGGTGTCCCGCCGTCGCATTGGTTGTTGACGTTCTCGCTGTTCTTGTTTCTGAGCCTGGCGTTGGTGAAGCGGTTCACCGAGTTGCGACTCATGAGCCAAGCCGAAGGAAAGGGGTTGCATGGGCGCGGGTACTGGGTGACGGATCTGGAGCACATTTCGAGTATCGGAACGGCCAGCGGACTCCTGGCGGTGTTGGTGCTGGCGCTCTATATCAGCAGTAAAGAAGTGCTGCTGCTGTACACACATGCCGATGTGTTGTGGCTGGTATGTCCGGTGATGTTGTATTGGATCAGCCGGGTCTGGATGCTGGCCTATCGGAACCGAATGGACGACGATCCCGTGGTGTTTGCCGTGAAGGACCCCAAGAGTTATGCCATGGCAGCGGTCATTGGGGCCATTCTCTTTTTCGCCAAATGA
- a CDS encoding glutaredoxin family protein produces MADPIEEEIQREIKANKILIYGKGTKAMPMCGFTRETMHFFEKYGYPYELIDVLSQPAKREALTRLTNWPTLPKVFIDGQFYGDTDILDPMEAKGEVEPLLKKAFAAS; encoded by the coding sequence ATGGCTGACCCGATTGAAGAAGAGATTCAGCGAGAAATCAAGGCGAACAAAATCTTGATCTACGGCAAGGGTACCAAGGCCATGCCGATGTGTGGGTTCACGCGGGAGACCATGCATTTTTTTGAGAAGTACGGGTACCCCTATGAGCTGATCGATGTGTTGTCCCAACCGGCGAAACGTGAGGCGCTGACCCGGTTGACCAACTGGCCGACCCTCCCGAAGGTGTTCATCGATGGGCAGTTCTACGGTGACACCGATATCCTGGACCCGATGGAAGCCAAGGGTGAGGTCGAGCCCTTGCTGAAAAAGGCGTTCGCCGCGTCATAA
- a CDS encoding BolA/IbaG family iron-sulfur metabolism protein, which translates to MITADAVTTYIRQVFPDAAVTVIDKTGTQDHLIVRVTSAGFSEKNLLDRHRMVYQALAAPMKDGRIHALEITATTPDEVK; encoded by the coding sequence ATGATTACCGCCGACGCCGTGACGACGTACATCCGACAGGTCTTCCCTGACGCTGCCGTGACCGTGATCGATAAGACCGGGACACAAGACCACCTGATCGTGCGGGTGACGTCGGCGGGTTTTTCCGAGAAGAATCTTCTGGACCGGCATCGAATGGTGTATCAGGCGCTGGCGGCTCCCATGAAAGACGGGCGCATTCACGCGCTGGAGATTACTGCCACGACGCCGGATGAAGTGAAATAA